A region of the Nevskia ramosa DSM 11499 genome:
GCGTTCGGCCAGCTCATCCTGGATGTAGCGGCGCAGGCGCGCTTCTTCCGCTTCCTTGGCGAGAATCTGCTGGGCACTGAAGCTGTAATCGCGCGATACCGTCTGCATCTCAGGCGCGATCAACACTTCCGCCTTGCCATCGACGACCTTGCGCATCTCGAAGGTCACGCGCGTCAGTAGTCGGTATTCGATCGCGCGGCCATCGTTGTCGATCGACAGCACTTCCTGGGCTTCGCGCAAATCACTGAGCCGGAGCACCGTCTCCGCTTCGTCAGCCTTCGACTTGACCACCCCGCCGCCACGCGCGATGCGCGCCTTCAGCGCTTCCTCGACCGGCGGCGTGGTGACCCGATAAGGATCGACCAGTTCGACAAAGACGGACTGCAGCGACGGCGGCATCGGCCGGCTGCCGACGGGATGGAAGCCGCAAGAAGCGAGCAGCCCCGTGGCGGCAAAACCAATCAGCAAGCGATGGATGCGGTTCATGACGGAATCACACCACGAAATTGACGAGCTTGCCGGGGTGAGCCGGAAACGGCGAACGCCAGGCCAGGGAGGGCCTGGCCGGGTTCGGCTCCATGGACGGATCGGGAAGTGCTCATATGACAAAGTTGACCAACTTCCCAGGGACGACGACCTGCTTCCTGATCGTGGCGCCGACCAGGAACCGCTGCACCTGCTCGTCGGCCAGCGCCACGGCGATGATCGCGTCCTGGCTGCTG
Encoded here:
- the lptE gene encoding LPS assembly lipoprotein LptE; protein product: MNRIHRLLIGFAATGLLASCGFHPVGSRPMPPSLQSVFVELVDPYRVTTPPVEEALKARIARGGGVVKSKADEAETVLRLSDLREAQEVLSIDNDGRAIEYRLLTRVTFEMRKVVDGKAEVLIAPEMQTVSRDYSFSAQQILAKEAEEARLRRYIQDELAERVLLRVEARLSAIDPGLARPAEAGKPAPNAEPQPELKPGIVPADAAGAAVPG